CGCCTCAAATGCGTATGGGCCCCGAATGGTTTCAGGGGACTGCCGATGCCGTCTTTCAGAATGTGAACCTCATTCGCCAGCACAATCCTGAAATGGTTATCGTCTTCGGCGCCGATCATATTTATCGGATGGACATTCGCCAGATGATCGACTTTCATCTCGAAAAGGAAGCCTCTGTGACGGTTGCGGCACGACCTGTCCCGATTTCACAGGCATCGGCCTTTGGGGTCATCATTACAGACGAACATAAACGTATCATCGGATTTGAAGAGAAGCCGAAGAAGCCCACCCCTTTACCTGGTGACCCCAATCGGGCCTATGTCTCGATGGGCAACTACATCTTCAATAGGGAAATTCTTCTGGACGCCCTGGCGAAGACCCAGAGGAGAAAGGAACATGATTTCGGGGCTCATGTAATTCCCGGACTCGTCGATTCGGGGAAGGTCTTTGCCTATGACTTTGCGACAAATATTATTCCGGGAGCCAGGACCTACGAGGAAAAAGGATACTGGCGTGATGTGGGGACGATAGCTGCATTTTTTGATGCCCATATGGACATGTTGGGGAGTGCACCGCTTTTCGAGCTCGACAACAAATTATGGCCGATTCACTCACTCGGATATGAAGCACCTGCTGCGAAAATACTGAATGGCGAGATCGAAAACAGCATGATCGCCGAAGGAACTTTCATAAAGGATGCGAGGATACGCAATTCTATTATCAGGAGCAACGTTATCATTGAGGAGGGCGTGAGTGTAGAGGATTGCATAATCCTCGATCATTGCGTCCTGACACGGGGCTGCAGGCTCAGGAAGGTCATCGTGGATAAATTGAATGTCCTCAAGGAAAATGACGAAATAGGGTTCGACCCCAATAAGGACCGTTTCCGCAGTCACATAGACCCGTCAGGGATTGCTATCGTGCCGAGAGGGGGAAGTCCGATAAGAGTGAGTGAGTAGGCTTTTCAATTCATCTCTCCTTCCGAAAAGAATTGCAAGATCACGTTCCGCACATGAAAGATCCAAAAAGAATTATTCGTCGCGATAGGGTACTCTCGGAGATATTCGATTCCTGCCCAGGGTCATATCTTGTCGGCGGGTATGTGAGAGACATTATTAGAGGTGCTGAGTCAACCGATATTGATTTCGTTGTTAGGGGTAATTTCAGCGAAATAGCCTCAAGTATAGCATTAGGATATAAAGGTAAGTATATTGATTTTGCAGGAAAAGGGATGGCAAGAGTCATCATCGGCAGGCGAAGCATTGATTTCACTGAACTAAGGGGAGAAATTGAGGAGGACCTGGAGAGAAGAGATTTCACCATGAATGCGATAGCATGGTCTCCCGACAGAGGCATCGTAG
This genomic interval from Thermodesulfovibrionales bacterium contains the following:
- a CDS encoding glucose-1-phosphate adenylyltransferase, which gives rise to MAQPQVLAFVLAGGKGERLFPLTAFRSKPSVPFGGRYRIVDFVLSNLINSQIYSIYLLVQYKSQSLIEHVRQKWVLSPVIRDHFVAVVPPQMRMGPEWFQGTADAVFQNVNLIRQHNPEMVIVFGADHIYRMDIRQMIDFHLEKEASVTVAARPVPISQASAFGVIITDEHKRIIGFEEKPKKPTPLPGDPNRAYVSMGNYIFNREILLDALAKTQRRKEHDFGAHVIPGLVDSGKVFAYDFATNIIPGARTYEEKGYWRDVGTIAAFFDAHMDMLGSAPLFELDNKLWPIHSLGYEAPAAKILNGEIENSMIAEGTFIKDARIRNSIIRSNVIIEEGVSVEDCIILDHCVLTRGCRLRKVIVDKLNVLKENDEIGFDPNKDRFRSHIDPSGIAIVPRGGSPIRVSE